A genomic stretch from Rhinatrema bivittatum chromosome 9, aRhiBiv1.1, whole genome shotgun sequence includes:
- the LOC115099290 gene encoding tubulin alpha-3 chain-like isoform X1, translating to MISSPRGQKQLQEKILKHCKKTKQNPTTKNPKPQRECISVHLGQAGVQMGNSCWELYCLEHRIQPDGIIPGGKGSGQGSLSYETFFSETESGKHVPRAVFVDLEPTVIDEIRTGTYRTLFHPEQLLTGKEDAANNYARGHYTVGKEMADPVLDRIRKMADQCSGLQGFLVFNSFGGGTGSGFTSLLMEQFSNFYSKQSKLQFSVYPAPRISTAVVEPYNAVLTTHTTLEHSDCVFMVDNEAIYDLCKRSLDIERPSYINLNQLIAQTVSSITASLRFDGVLNVDLIEFQTNLVPYPRIHFPLSTYSPIVSTEKARHEQFSVPEITNACFEFSNQMVKCDPRRGKYMACCLLYRGDVVPKDVNAAIAAIKTKRSIQFVDWCPTGFKVGINYQPPTVVPGGDLAKVERAVCMLSNTTAIAEAWARLDHKFDLMYSKRAFVHWYVGEGMEEGEFSEAREDLAALEKDYEEVGMSSDGVEEEEDQY from the exons ATGATTTCCTCCCCAAGAGGGCAGAAGCAATTGCAGGAAAAGATTCTTAAgcattgcaaaaaaacaaaacaaaacccaacaacaaaaaaccctaaaccccAG AGGGAGTGCATCTCTGTGCATCTTGGCCAGGCAGGGGTCCAGATGGGCAATTCCTGCTGGGAGCTGTACTGCCTGGAGCACAGAATCCAGCCGGATGGGATCATTCCTGGCGGTAAAGGAAGCGGACAAGGGAGCCTGTCCTACGAAACGTTCTTCAGCGAAACTGAGTCGGGGAAACACGTACCAAGAGCTGTGTTTGTGGATCTGGAGCCAACAGTCATTG ATGAGATCCGAACTGGGACCTACCGCACCCTGTTCCACCCAGAGCAGCTCCTTACAGGCAAGGAAGACGCAGCCAACAACTATGCCCGGGGCCACTACACTGTTGGGAAGGAAATGGCTGATCCTGTCTTGGACAGGATCCGTAAAATG GCTGACCAGTGCAGTGGCCTTCAAGGTTTTCTGGTCTTCAACAGCTTTGGCGGTGGAACAGGTTCTGGGTTTACTTCTCTGTTGATGGAACAGTTTTCAAACTTCTACTCCAAACAGTCCAAGTTGCAGTTTTCGGTATACCCTGCCCCACGGATCTCCACAGCAGTGGTGGAACCCTACAATGCTGTTTTGACCACCCACACAACGCTAGAACATTCAGACTGTGTGTTTATGGTGGACAATGAGGCCATTTATGACCTCTGCAAGCGCAGTCTTGATATTGAGCGTCCATCATACATTAACTTAAACCAATTAATAGCACAGACTGTGTCTTCTATTACTGCTTCTCTGAGGTTTGATGGTGTCTTGAATGTTGATCTGATTGAGTTCCAAACTAACTTGGTGCCCTATCCCAGAATCCATTTTCCTCTCTCCACCTATTCACCTATTGTATCTACCGAAAAGGCTCGTCATGAGCAGTTCTCTGTGCCTGAAATCACTAATGCTTGCTTTGAGTTTTCTAATCAGATGGTAAAATGTGACCCTAGACGTGGTAAGTACATGGCATGTTGCTTGCTGTATCGTGGCGATGTGGTGCCCAAGGATGTCAATGCTGCTATAGCTGCAATTAAAACCAAGAGGTCGATCCAGTTTGTGGACTGGTGTCCCACTGGATTTAAGGTGGGCATAAACTACCAGCCTCCCACAGTGGTGCCGGGAGGAGACCTGGCTAAGGTCGAACGTGCGGTCTGCATGTTGAGCAATACCACGGCCATAGCCGAAGCCTGGGCACGGCTGGATCACAAGTTTGATCTGATGTACTCCAAAAGAGCCTTTGTGCACTGGTacgtgggggaggggatggaggagggggagttCTCTGAGGCTAGGGAAGACTTGGCTGCCCTGGAGAAAGACTATGAGGAAGTGGGAATGTCTTCTGATGGggtagaggaagaggaggaccAATATTGA
- the LOC115099290 gene encoding tubulin alpha-3 chain-like isoform X2 → MRECISVHLGQAGVQMGNSCWELYCLEHRIQPDGIIPGGKGSGQGSLSYETFFSETESGKHVPRAVFVDLEPTVIDEIRTGTYRTLFHPEQLLTGKEDAANNYARGHYTVGKEMADPVLDRIRKMADQCSGLQGFLVFNSFGGGTGSGFTSLLMEQFSNFYSKQSKLQFSVYPAPRISTAVVEPYNAVLTTHTTLEHSDCVFMVDNEAIYDLCKRSLDIERPSYINLNQLIAQTVSSITASLRFDGVLNVDLIEFQTNLVPYPRIHFPLSTYSPIVSTEKARHEQFSVPEITNACFEFSNQMVKCDPRRGKYMACCLLYRGDVVPKDVNAAIAAIKTKRSIQFVDWCPTGFKVGINYQPPTVVPGGDLAKVERAVCMLSNTTAIAEAWARLDHKFDLMYSKRAFVHWYVGEGMEEGEFSEAREDLAALEKDYEEVGMSSDGVEEEEDQY, encoded by the exons ATG AGGGAGTGCATCTCTGTGCATCTTGGCCAGGCAGGGGTCCAGATGGGCAATTCCTGCTGGGAGCTGTACTGCCTGGAGCACAGAATCCAGCCGGATGGGATCATTCCTGGCGGTAAAGGAAGCGGACAAGGGAGCCTGTCCTACGAAACGTTCTTCAGCGAAACTGAGTCGGGGAAACACGTACCAAGAGCTGTGTTTGTGGATCTGGAGCCAACAGTCATTG ATGAGATCCGAACTGGGACCTACCGCACCCTGTTCCACCCAGAGCAGCTCCTTACAGGCAAGGAAGACGCAGCCAACAACTATGCCCGGGGCCACTACACTGTTGGGAAGGAAATGGCTGATCCTGTCTTGGACAGGATCCGTAAAATG GCTGACCAGTGCAGTGGCCTTCAAGGTTTTCTGGTCTTCAACAGCTTTGGCGGTGGAACAGGTTCTGGGTTTACTTCTCTGTTGATGGAACAGTTTTCAAACTTCTACTCCAAACAGTCCAAGTTGCAGTTTTCGGTATACCCTGCCCCACGGATCTCCACAGCAGTGGTGGAACCCTACAATGCTGTTTTGACCACCCACACAACGCTAGAACATTCAGACTGTGTGTTTATGGTGGACAATGAGGCCATTTATGACCTCTGCAAGCGCAGTCTTGATATTGAGCGTCCATCATACATTAACTTAAACCAATTAATAGCACAGACTGTGTCTTCTATTACTGCTTCTCTGAGGTTTGATGGTGTCTTGAATGTTGATCTGATTGAGTTCCAAACTAACTTGGTGCCCTATCCCAGAATCCATTTTCCTCTCTCCACCTATTCACCTATTGTATCTACCGAAAAGGCTCGTCATGAGCAGTTCTCTGTGCCTGAAATCACTAATGCTTGCTTTGAGTTTTCTAATCAGATGGTAAAATGTGACCCTAGACGTGGTAAGTACATGGCATGTTGCTTGCTGTATCGTGGCGATGTGGTGCCCAAGGATGTCAATGCTGCTATAGCTGCAATTAAAACCAAGAGGTCGATCCAGTTTGTGGACTGGTGTCCCACTGGATTTAAGGTGGGCATAAACTACCAGCCTCCCACAGTGGTGCCGGGAGGAGACCTGGCTAAGGTCGAACGTGCGGTCTGCATGTTGAGCAATACCACGGCCATAGCCGAAGCCTGGGCACGGCTGGATCACAAGTTTGATCTGATGTACTCCAAAAGAGCCTTTGTGCACTGGTacgtgggggaggggatggaggagggggagttCTCTGAGGCTAGGGAAGACTTGGCTGCCCTGGAGAAAGACTATGAGGAAGTGGGAATGTCTTCTGATGGggtagaggaagaggaggaccAATATTGA